Within candidate division KSB1 bacterium, the genomic segment TGTGCGGGCCGGAAAGGGTGGCAAGGATCGCGCAACGCTTCTTCCGCAATCTATTTGTGAGGAATTGCGCGCTCATCTCAAAAAAGTGGAGACCCTTCATAACCAAGACCTGGCCAATGGCTATGGCGCAACGTTCTTGCCACATGCCCTTGCTCGTAAATACCGGAACGCAGCCAAAGAGATTGGCTGGCAATATGTTTTCCCTTCAAAAAAACTAAGTGAAGATCCGCGTTCCGACGTCATTCGCAGACACCATGTTCTGGAATCGGGGTTACAAAAAGCCGTAAAACGAGCCGTACAAAAAGCCGGGATTCATAAACCGGTCGGATGCCACACATTTCGCCATAGCTTTGCTACCCATTTGCTTGAAAATGGCGTCAACATTCGCATTGTGCAAGAATTGATGGGGCATGCGGATGTTAAAACCACGGAAATTTATACCCACGTTATGGAAAAAGACATCAACTCTGTGCTCAGCCCATTGGACAAACTAACTGAGACCTAACTTCTTATGCAACGTTTCTCACTCTTATTTAATTCATCTTTTGAAATGAGTTAACTGTTAACGCGGATGTTCGAGTAACATGTACAGCATATTATCTGTGAACGCAGGGTCTTTAGTCATTTTCAGGTGTTCCGTGAATACGAATAAAACCTGAGTCCACTTGATGGGTGAAACCAGAGCGGGTGCCCATTCTCCACTTAACCGTTCATCCATGAGGGCGCTGCTGCGCAGTACCGTGCCGTCGCCTGCTGCCTTTTTTATAACTTTGATTTCACCATTACTCCGATCCACAGAAATGACAGCAGTAGTCGAAAGGGCATCGCCCGCAATAAGAAAGAGATTGAGGCTATCTGGTGGAGTGGCAGGAACATCGAGCGCGGCTGTAAATTGTCGAGCCTGTCTCAAACATTTGCGTTGATGATCCAGTGCGATTCTACGACGCGCGTCAAGATCGGTTACATCTGGCAGTAGCCACTGAAGTACTTTGTCTTGGTCGGCTGCGGCCAATCCCCACCCCATTTTCTCCCAAAGCTCCGGATTAAAGATATCTTCTATTATCCCGGCGTCATCAACAAGAGCCCCGTGGCGGCCACGAGGGAGGCCTTGATAAGCGGCAGGCATTGTACCCAAAATAGCCGGCTCGTATTTTGGCAGGAAAATCGCAAATTTTCTACCTTCTACAAGCTGGACAAGTGCCTCGACCGACCCCGCGTTTGGCGGTCCGACAAGAATTACGCGCTCAACGAAGCGACTGCCTTCCCATGTAACCTGCGGGATGGAATCATCCTCGGGTAAATCCTTGCCGCCAAAGCGAAGATAGTAACGTGCCAGGAGTCCGCCCATGGAGTGTGCGACCAGGTCAAACTTGACATTATAATTTTCAATGCCAAATCGTTTCTCAATTTCGGCTTGGACGTAGGCTCGTTTCTCCAGAATGAAATCGTGCAGCAGTCTGGCATTCTCAACGTTGTCGCGTCGCCAATCGTGATCAAACTGGAAGCAAGTAAAATGATCGCTTCCATAATCAATGGCGCCAGCGATTCCAAGCTGTTCATCCCTGTATCCACCCAGACCCAACGCGCCAAGGATGTCCGCATACGCATCTAGCTCAAAAGGCAGACCAAGAAAATTAACTTTGAGGCGATCCAACGCCCCGTCAGATACGACGCTGTCACGAAGCGAACCCAAGGTCGCACCCTCACGCATGGGTAACGCAAACAATCGCGCTCCATCCGGCTTTTGCGGATTGGCATATCCGCCTGCAAAAGCGCCCCACACCAGCCGTCCCGATTCGGAATCCACAAGTTTTGATCCGAGAATACCAGGAATGAGAATCACCGGGTTACGTCTTTCATCATGATATTGAGCGGCTCGGTTGTAGAGTATGCTTAAGTCAGGTGCTTTACGTTTAGCCGCACAGCTGATGAATAGCAGTGAGATGGCGGTTAATAGCATGCAGAAATGGTTTGGAAAGGTTTTAGAATAAATTTTCATTTATGCCATTCGTTGTCAAGATTTTGGGATATTAATTTCAATAACTAAACTCCTTAAACTTCACCCGGAAGAAAAGAGAATACATCATTGGCACAAATCCTAAAGTCAAAATAGTAGCGAAGAGTAGACCAAAAATAATCGCTACTGCCATGGCTTCGAACAGGGGTCCTCCGCCAAACCACAATGGGATTAGACCCCCCATTATCTGCTTCTTTAGAACAGTTCGAAAAAATTATTCTGCCAACTAAAGTTCTGATATCGTGCCGGTTGCCGGCCTCATTATTCCCAGTTTCTGCATGCGAGATCGTAGTGTATTTGCATTAATCCCCAAACGCAGTGCCGCGCCCTTTGGCCCTTCGATACGCCAGTTGGTTTCCTCAAGAACCGACACAATATGGCTGCGCTCGATTTCTGCAAGGGTGCCCTCGTTTTCAGCGGGGGCTGCCGGACTTTTCAGCAGCTCCAAACTTTCGTCCACTTGCAGGGTTTCGTCTCTTGCCAGGATGATCGCACGCTCAATGATGTTTTCCAGCTCTCTTATATTCCCGGGAAAGTGGTAGGCTTGCAGAGTCTTCATCACCTTTTGCGGCACGCGAGAAATCTTCTTTCCCAATTTTCCTTGGTATTTCTTGATGAAATGATTGACCAGCAGCGGAATGTCTTCGGCACGCTCCCGAAGCGGCGGGAGTGTAATCGGGAACACATTCAGCCGGTAAAAGAGATCTTCACGGAATGTTCCGGACCGGGTGGATGCCTCAAGATTACGATTTGTGGCTGCAATGACCCTGACATCTACTTTAAGAGTCTGCGTGCCCCCGACTCTCTCAAATTCACCTTCTTGCAAAACACGCAGAAGCTTAGCCTGTAAGTCCAGGGGTAAATCACCAATCTCATCCAGAAAGATGGTGCCGCGATCTGCAAGTTCAAAACGGCCTTGTTTACGGGATAATGCGCCGGTAAATGCGCCTTTCTCATGGCCGAAAATTTCACTCTCAATGAGATTTGCCGGCAAAGCTGCACAATTAACTTTTACCAGCGGCCTTTCTTTGCGAAGGCTTGTGGTATGCAAAGCCCGTGCTATGAGTTCCTTGCCGGTGCCGGTCTCCCCCAATATAAGAACGGTTGCATCTGTCACAGCTACCTGTTCCACATTTCTCAAGACTTTCTTAAACGATTTACTGGTACTGATAATTTCATCAAAGTTGTGTACAAGTTTGATTTCCTCTTGTAAGTAGACATTTTCAGCCTGCAGTCGGTCTTTTAATTGTTGGACTTCGTTAAGAGCGTTGCGTAGCACCGTTTCAGCTTGTTTGCGCTTGGTGATATCGCGTAGAATGGCTGTGAGGATTAACTGGCCGTCTAATTGTAATTTTGAAATTGAAGCTTCGGCCGGAAATATCTCACCGTTTTTGCGACGACCGAATATTTCCCTTCTCTCTCCAATCAAGTGTGATGTCAAAGCAGAACCGGCAAATTCAGCAATATGACTATGGTGCGCCTTGTGGAATTTTTCCGGTATAAGATGGTCGATGGATTTTCCGATCACTTCGTCTTGCGAATAGTTAAAGATTTTCTCAGCCCCTTTGTTGAACATGATAATATGTTTGGATTCATCTGTAGAAATAATAGCTTCTCGGGCAATGTCTAAAATCCCGGAAAACCGCGCCCGGCTTTCACGAAGTTCTTTTTCAGCCTGTTTACGCTCCGTGATGTCTCGAAAGGTAACGACCGCTCCTACCAGATTATTGTCATCATCCCGAATTGGCGTGCTGATATATTCAACCGGGAAGCTGGTGCCATCCTTCCTCCAAAAGACCTCGGTGTCGACACGGTGAACAGCCCCGTCCTTAAACGCGGCGTAGATGGGGCATTCCTCCCTGGGGTAGGGTTTACCATCAGATTTAGTATGATGAATGATGGCATGTTGCGGCTTACCGATCAGTTCCTCTGCGGTCCAGCCAAGCATGCGAGCCGACGCAGGGTTGGCAAAGGTGGTGTTACCATGCAAATCTAGCCCATAAATTCCTTCGCCTACCGAATTCAAAATGAGTTCGTTTTGCAGCCGAAGGTGTCCGAGTGCCACCTCCGATTGTTTGCGTTCGGTGATTTCCGCTTTCAACATCGCATTGGCTTTCGCAAGCTCGGCAGTCCGCTCCTCGACCCGATGCTCTAACTCGTCGTGCGCCTGCTGCAACGCCTGCTCAGCCCGCTTGCGCTCTTGGTTCAGTTGTATGCGGTGCAAAGCCATAGAGGTTTGACTCGCCAGCGTATCAAGCGAGGCAGTTTGAACAGGCAAATAGGGTTCGTAAGAGGTTTTACCCGCAAGGACAAAACCGAAATCACGATCGAGTGTTCTCAACGGAACCAACAAAAGCCGACCTAATCCTTTGGTATGTAATTTAGGAAAAAGTTCCTTTTTGACCTCGATTTCACGAATTGTTTCACCAGGAACAGCGTTAGCATTTTTCATTGTGGAGAAAACTTTTTCGATTTCCTTAACCAGAGATATCTGGAGGGGTGAATTGCTTAGCTGACCCAACACCCGCAATTTGTCATCTCCCGCCTCTCTGAGAGCTACAGCGCCGAACTTGACCCGCAACGCGGCGGTCACGGCGCTGGCGATAAATTGGGCGACATCTTCTTCGCTATCGTAGAGTGCAAGCGCTGCACCGATGCCTAATAGGGAGTAGGGGTCAATCGAGGTGAGTTTTTGTGCTTGAGTTTTGGGAGCAGTACCGGTTTGCATGCCCTGAAGTGCGGAATCCTCCAAAGAGCGAACCATTTATTCACGTTCCGCGAATTCTTTGAGTAAAGTATCCGGGGAGACGTGGAATGGGTTGGGAGCCAGAACATCACCCATGATGCATAATGGGTGAGAGCGCAGGGCATCCATGACGACATCGCCGCTGAATTGCATCAAGTCAAACTGGCAAAGGGCGAGAATATCCCAGTCTTCTGAGACTTTGTCATAAAGTGCTTCCCAACAAAGCATTTCGTGAACCGATGTTTTTCCAGCCAGGGCCCAACCACCGTCTCCAGCCCAACGCACAAACGGATAGCCGGCGTTTAGCGACTCCTTTTCAACCTGGTCGACCAAAGCCCGCATAGCATCTTGGCTGGTCTCGCCGGCATGCAAGAAAAGTTGACTGCTCTTGCGAGCGGTTTCAGGGTCAACACCTTTTGATTTAAGCCATTCGAGTAATTGGTCTGCGACTTCAGGACTGGAAATGACAACACATTTGTCCCCCCTGCGAATTCCCTCCGCAACATAGGGACCCAACACATTGAACATCTGACTGGCGCCACGATAGAAATGCGCAATGTGGTCACCGACCGAACTGGTAACGTCACCAAATCCAAGCGGAATTCTGATGTCGTTGCCATCTTCTGTTTGAGCACACATTAGAACCTCTCGTAATTTATATTACTGTAGGTGATGTAATATCCGCAGAGGATGCAAACAATTTGTTAC encodes:
- a CDS encoding integron integrase, whose product is MENKQKLQKFKPDPDAKLLDQVKEVLRYHHYAYRTEQTYCDWILRYLKFHGGSTHPRQMGKAEIERFLSHLAVQGKVAASTQRQAMNALIFLYREVLHIPMEEHLAPIKAKRHRNLPVVMAQAEVQRVLAHMAGAHALMARLLYGGGLRLMECIRLRIKDIDFDKNKLFVRAGKGGKDRATLLPQSICEELRAHLKKVETLHNQDLANGYGATFLPHALARKYRNAAKEIGWQYVFPSKKLSEDPRSDVIRRHHVLESGLQKAVKRAVQKAGIHKPVGCHTFRHSFATHLLENGVNIRIVQELMGHADVKTTEIYTHVMEKDINSVLSPLDKLTET
- a CDS encoding efflux RND transporter permease subunit, producing MGGLIPLWFGGGPLFEAMAVAIIFGLLFATILTLGFVPMMYSLFFRVKFKEFSY
- a CDS encoding sigma 54-interacting transcriptional regulator, with translation MVRSLEDSALQGMQTGTAPKTQAQKLTSIDPYSLLGIGAALALYDSEEDVAQFIASAVTAALRVKFGAVALREAGDDKLRVLGQLSNSPLQISLVKEIEKVFSTMKNANAVPGETIREIEVKKELFPKLHTKGLGRLLLVPLRTLDRDFGFVLAGKTSYEPYLPVQTASLDTLASQTSMALHRIQLNQERKRAEQALQQAHDELEHRVEERTAELAKANAMLKAEITERKQSEVALGHLRLQNELILNSVGEGIYGLDLHGNTTFANPASARMLGWTAEELIGKPQHAIIHHTKSDGKPYPREECPIYAAFKDGAVHRVDTEVFWRKDGTSFPVEYISTPIRDDDNNLVGAVVTFRDITERKQAEKELRESRARFSGILDIAREAIISTDESKHIIMFNKGAEKIFNYSQDEVIGKSIDHLIPEKFHKAHHSHIAEFAGSALTSHLIGERREIFGRRKNGEIFPAEASISKLQLDGQLILTAILRDITKRKQAETVLRNALNEVQQLKDRLQAENVYLQEEIKLVHNFDEIISTSKSFKKVLRNVEQVAVTDATVLILGETGTGKELIARALHTTSLRKERPLVKVNCAALPANLIESEIFGHEKGAFTGALSRKQGRFELADRGTIFLDEIGDLPLDLQAKLLRVLQEGEFERVGGTQTLKVDVRVIAATNRNLEASTRSGTFREDLFYRLNVFPITLPPLRERAEDIPLLVNHFIKKYQGKLGKKISRVPQKVMKTLQAYHFPGNIRELENIIERAIILARDETLQVDESLELLKSPAAPAENEGTLAEIERSHIVSVLEETNWRIEGPKGAALRLGINANTLRSRMQKLGIMRPATGTISEL
- a CDS encoding MEDS domain-containing protein, whose amino-acid sequence is MCAQTEDGNDIRIPLGFGDVTSSVGDHIAHFYRGASQMFNVLGPYVAEGIRRGDKCVVISSPEVADQLLEWLKSKGVDPETARKSSQLFLHAGETSQDAMRALVDQVEKESLNAGYPFVRWAGDGGWALAGKTSVHEMLCWEALYDKVSEDWDILALCQFDLMQFSGDVVMDALRSHPLCIMGDVLAPNPFHVSPDTLLKEFAERE